Genomic window (Cyanobacteria bacterium FACHB-DQ100):
CGTTATACTCAGACCAGTTGCGGATGCGGTAGCTCATCGCTGTGAAGGCTTGTTGGTGGTACTTCAAACCTATCACGTCGCCGCTCCGCAACCCCTATTCATGCAACAACGCCACTGCGATTACTGATTTCCCCATTTTGGAGTGTTGTTTTGCATAGCCTTGCTTTATCTAGGTCTAATAGCTTGCGTCTTTAAGGTTTGCTCTTACCAAATTAGTGCGGCTCAAATTTGCTCTCGTCAAATCAGCTTCGCTCAAGTCCGCTTTTGCCAGTTTGGCTTCACTCAAGTCTGCTTCTATCAGTTTAGCCTTACTCAAATTTGCTCCTCTCAGATCAGCTTTACCTAGGTGTGCTTCGCCTAGCAGCGATCCACTCAAGGTTGCTCCACGCAGCAAAGCCTTACTTAAGTTTGCTCCACTCAGAGCAACATGGCTCAAATCTACTTCGTTGAGATAAGCATTTTGCAGTATGCCTACTCCCTTTTCAGGAGTTAGAAGATCTAAGGAGCGTAAAGACCCAATGAGCAACTTCTGTCTCTCTGTATCTAATCCTCGTAAGGCAGTGGCGGTTCGGGCTTGAGCAAGGATGATTGCTCAACTGGCTCATTCTGAAAGCAACCCGGCAGCGATTCGCGCGAGGGGCAACGATACAGCGATCTTAACTATCACCCCCGAGATCGCCTACATCATCCGATGAATCACCGAGACAAGAGCAATTTCCCTGGATCAAATCGCAGTTAGACTCTTTCCCTTGAGCCTCAGAAATTGATGGCTCTTAGTAAAGATTGAATTCGTTGTTCTAACCTTTAAATATTTATTGCTAAACTTTCTGCACTGGACAGTGGAGTGTGCCGCTAATGAACATCTCAATTCGGCTCCTTCAAGAAAACGAGCTACCTACAGCAGACCATATTTTCCGACTCGCCTTTGGCACTTTTATCGGATTGCCTCAGCCCACCGATTTTGGGGGTGATGCAAACTATATTCAGCCGCGTTGGAGAATTGACTCGACAGCGGCATTTGC
Coding sequences:
- a CDS encoding pentapeptide repeat-containing protein produces the protein MILAQARTATALRGLDTERQKLLIGSLRSLDLLTPEKGVGILQNAYLNEVDLSHVALSGANLSKALLRGATLSGSLLGEAHLGKADLRGANLSKAKLIEADLSEAKLAKADLSEADLTRANLSRTNLVRANLKDASY